A genome region from Myxococcales bacterium includes the following:
- a CDS encoding response regulator → MTINPSSYRVLVVDDEPEIHAVLGKLLSREGYNVENAYNAEEAFQSIKENRPDLIILDIMMPKISGIEVCNRLKADESTSDILILIVSARDAQRDRIEGLSHGADDYVSKPFHLRSLVRKIEHMLEKRDEEKFQKEIGR, encoded by the coding sequence ATGACAATAAATCCGAGTTCCTATAGGGTGCTGGTCGTCGACGACGAGCCGGAGATCCATGCCGTGCTTGGAAAACTCCTCTCCCGCGAGGGGTATAACGTCGAAAACGCGTATAATGCGGAGGAGGCCTTCCAGTCGATAAAGGAAAACAGACCGGATCTGATCATCCTGGACATAATGATGCCCAAGATCTCCGGGATAGAGGTCTGCAACCGCCTGAAGGCGGATGAGTCAACAAGCGATATCCTTATATTAATCGTCTCCGCGCGCGATGCGCAGCGCGACCGCATCGAGGGGCTCTCCCACGGGGCCGACGATTACGTTTCGAAGCCCTTTCACCTTCGTTCTCTGGTGCGCAAAATCGAGCACATGCTGGAGAAGCGCGATGAAGAAAAGTTTCAGAAGGAAATTGGAAGATAG
- a CDS encoding outer membrane beta-barrel protein has protein sequence MKKILVIALALGLAFFAANVNAQEKYVGGGFEMSGSIVTGMGYQYHNDKANTEIATGVDGVLTGPGPMGKYMGADSSKKHYFGFFLDGVELDIMKSFGENVRLRADLDFGRVNSFAAGTQAFVLEQAYATANIPAGNGVEFLVGRFNAPIGFESVDVADNDLISQTILIRSQIRPVGLTGAKIYYAFSDLVDLHFWAANRIINDDNFGRTANMPALGARIGFNWGEEGTESTFGISPFFGPSDGSSNRHYSFGVDADINWWLTESFALGLEGIYRRDNALVPGVDENLNTFAGLLNLHYVFSDVWDGTLRYSMAMQRQGTNGPIDYIGTGIKQQVHEIALGGGYAVADGAKFKLEGRFDIVKPTSGAGETQYVFGAVMGFVYNF, from the coding sequence ATGAAAAAGATTCTAGTTATAGCTTTAGCGCTCGGCCTGGCCTTTTTTGCGGCCAACGTCAACGCGCAGGAAAAGTACGTAGGCGGCGGTTTTGAAATGTCCGGCAGCATCGTAACCGGCATGGGTTATCAGTACCACAATGACAAGGCCAACACGGAAATCGCTACCGGTGTAGATGGAGTGCTGACCGGTCCTGGCCCGATGGGCAAGTACATGGGGGCTGACTCGAGCAAGAAGCACTATTTCGGTTTCTTCCTCGATGGCGTGGAACTCGACATCATGAAGTCCTTCGGCGAGAACGTACGTCTTCGCGCTGACCTCGACTTCGGCAGGGTGAATTCCTTTGCTGCTGGCACCCAGGCTTTCGTACTCGAACAGGCCTATGCCACCGCGAACATCCCGGCTGGTAACGGCGTAGAATTTTTGGTCGGTCGTTTCAACGCCCCGATCGGCTTCGAGTCCGTAGATGTAGCTGACAACGATCTGATCTCCCAGACCATCCTCATCCGCTCGCAGATCCGTCCGGTCGGTCTCACCGGTGCAAAGATCTACTATGCTTTCTCCGATTTGGTTGACCTGCACTTCTGGGCTGCCAATAGGATCATCAACGACGATAACTTTGGTAGGACCGCTAACATGCCGGCTCTCGGCGCCAGAATCGGTTTCAACTGGGGCGAAGAGGGAACAGAGAGCACATTCGGGATCTCCCCGTTCTTCGGGCCTTCCGATGGCAGCAGCAACAGGCACTACAGCTTTGGCGTGGATGCAGATATCAACTGGTGGCTTACAGAGTCTTTCGCTCTCGGTCTCGAGGGAATCTATCGTCGTGATAACGCCCTCGTTCCTGGCGTGGACGAGAACCTAAATACCTTCGCCGGTCTCCTCAACCTGCACTATGTGTTCTCCGATGTGTGGGATGGAACGCTCCGTTATTCGATGGCGATGCAGCGTCAGGGTACCAACGGCCCTATCGACTACATCGGTACTGGCATAAAGCAACAGGTGCATGAAATCGCTCTTGGCGGCGGATACGCGGTTGCCGACGGTGCGAAGTTCAAGCTCGAAGGCCGCTTTGACATCGTGAAGCCGACATCAGGTGCAGGTGAGACGCAGTACGTGTTCGGCGCAGTCATGGGCTTCGTCTATAACTTCTAA
- a CDS encoding beta-lactamase family protein, which translates to MTKIIDRTFKEAIEDGVFPSAEILVAKGDEILFHERYGNAREHTCFDIASLTKPLSTATLCTMLLGDGLLKFDDTIYQWLAGAREPFHKKITIRHLLNHTSGLAAWQPFYRELPLSLIGTEDGKREILESCYREQTENEPGEKTLYSDIGYMILGEILEQAGDAPLDSMFADRIAKPLFLADTFFVRNTGSDHFPRSRTENTSSSHVHDPNQKHHTEKKRRFAPTEDCPWRKRVIHGEVHDQNAYAMGGVAGHAGLFSTAQDINTLTAELVKCIDNKSSLIPPEIASEFIGKKKGKLAGEEFVLGWNLPSRRNSASGHFFSASSIGHLGFTGCSIWIDIEAGFRIILLTNRIHPTPMNEKIKSFRPRIHDLIYNELLSG; encoded by the coding sequence ATGACAAAAATTATAGACAGAACATTCAAGGAAGCTATCGAGGACGGAGTATTCCCGTCTGCGGAAATACTGGTCGCCAAGGGGGATGAAATTCTTTTTCATGAACGATATGGCAATGCCCGCGAGCACACCTGCTTCGACATAGCATCACTCACCAAGCCTCTTTCAACCGCGACATTGTGCACAATGCTGCTCGGCGATGGGCTCCTAAAATTTGACGATACGATATACCAGTGGCTCGCGGGAGCGAGGGAGCCTTTTCACAAGAAGATCACCATTCGTCATCTTCTGAATCATACCTCCGGCCTCGCAGCCTGGCAGCCCTTTTACAGGGAGCTTCCGCTCAGCCTCATTGGAACTGAAGATGGTAAAAGAGAAATTCTCGAAAGCTGCTATAGAGAACAGACTGAAAATGAACCTGGAGAAAAAACTCTCTACAGCGACATCGGCTACATGATACTGGGGGAAATTCTCGAACAGGCCGGAGACGCTCCGCTCGATTCTATGTTCGCGGATAGAATCGCAAAACCGCTGTTCCTTGCCGACACGTTTTTCGTAAGAAATACCGGAAGCGATCATTTCCCGAGATCGAGGACGGAAAACACCTCCTCCAGCCACGTTCACGATCCCAACCAGAAGCATCATACAGAAAAGAAAAGGCGTTTCGCACCAACTGAGGACTGCCCTTGGCGAAAACGGGTGATACACGGCGAAGTCCACGATCAAAACGCATACGCCATGGGTGGCGTGGCAGGCCATGCAGGACTTTTTTCCACAGCTCAGGATATCAACACCTTAACAGCAGAGCTGGTCAAATGTATAGATAACAAATCGTCTTTAATTCCGCCTGAAATAGCTTCTGAATTCATCGGTAAGAAAAAAGGCAAGTTGGCCGGGGAGGAATTCGTGCTGGGATGGAACCTGCCTTCCCGCAGAAATTCGGCTTCAGGACATTTTTTCTCTGCGAGCTCGATCGGACACTTGGGGTTCACCGGCTGCTCGATATGGATCGATATTGAGGCCGGTTTTCGGATAATACTTCTCACGAACAGAATTCATCCGACGCCGATGAATGAGAAGATAAAATCCTTCAGGCCAAGAATTCACGATCTTATCTATAACGAGCTCCTTTCCGGCTGA
- a CDS encoding nitroreductase family protein yields the protein MELREAISKRRSVRQFDPTFDVGDEVIRQVLESAVMAPSAGNGQSWHFEVVRDAKMKEMLASNAAHQLFIAKAPVIIVVCIDYDRAERGYGARGRDLYSIQETAAAIENMLLTITSLDLGSCWIGAFDEAVASDVLSLSKKLRPVAMLPIGRPAEPAKRVPPRLDLSDVVVYK from the coding sequence ATGGAACTGAGAGAGGCTATATCCAAGAGGAGATCGGTGAGGCAGTTCGACCCGACCTTTGATGTCGGTGACGAGGTGATAAGGCAGGTTCTCGAATCCGCGGTGATGGCGCCATCGGCCGGTAATGGACAGAGCTGGCATTTCGAGGTCGTCCGGGATGCTAAAATGAAGGAGATGTTGGCGTCAAATGCAGCACATCAGCTGTTCATAGCTAAGGCCCCGGTCATAATAGTCGTCTGCATAGATTACGATCGTGCGGAAAGAGGATATGGGGCAAGGGGAAGGGATCTGTATTCCATTCAGGAGACCGCTGCAGCAATAGAGAATATGCTTTTGACCATAACGTCGCTTGATCTGGGGAGCTGCTGGATAGGGGCTTTCGATGAGGCCGTAGCTTCGGATGTCCTGTCGCTTTCAAAAAAACTCAGGCCGGTTGCGATGCTTCCTATAGGTCGTCCGGCTGAACCAGCCAAAAGGGTTCCTCCGAGGCTCGATTTGTCAGACGTGGTAGTCTATAAATAG
- a CDS encoding cell division protein FtsL, with translation MDTRYHTGTVPSFSAVRQQPVARRSAKVKGRYIKQVVGLMFVVLAFLLFFAWTRVMVIQMGREVSGMRKATSDLLEQKNRLEAEVAALHAPGRLEKFAMEIFGMRLPMSDEIEFVESKEVPGYAEVQDR, from the coding sequence ATGGATACCAGATATCACACAGGGACGGTGCCTTCTTTTAGCGCGGTCAGACAACAGCCTGTTGCGCGACGTTCGGCTAAAGTTAAAGGGCGTTATATAAAGCAGGTCGTTGGACTCATGTTTGTAGTCTTGGCGTTTCTTCTCTTTTTTGCATGGACCAGGGTGATGGTCATACAGATGGGACGGGAGGTCAGCGGAATGAGAAAGGCGACTTCCGATTTGTTGGAACAGAAAAACAGACTTGAGGCCGAGGTTGCAGCTCTTCATGCGCCAGGGAGATTGGAAAAATTCGCCATGGAGATTTTTGGAATGAGGCTTCCCATGAGCGACGAGATAGAATTCGTGGAATCGAAAGAGGTGCCTGGGTATGCCGAAGTACAGGACCGTTGA
- the rsmH gene encoding 16S rRNA (cytosine(1402)-N(4))-methyltransferase RsmH translates to MSEYHVPVMMREVVDFLRPSEDGIFVDVTLGGGGHAFEIASRLSSRGTFIGIDRDGEAIAEGKKKLGSLKVKKFFINGAMSSVSDHLEEIGIKNVDGILADLGVSSHQLDDAKRGFSFLKDAELDMRMDKTGVPSAAELLESLEEEELSSILKELGEERFARRIASNIKKFGKVSRTGELADIVVRSYPPAMRRSRIHPATRTFQALRIAVNGELDELKKFMSSAPALLRSGGRLVIISYHSLEDRIVKHSFRELVSGKSFSLPVRRVVVPSKDEVEQNPRSRSAKLRVIEKG, encoded by the coding sequence ATGAGCGAGTATCACGTTCCCGTTATGATGCGAGAGGTTGTAGATTTTTTACGGCCATCAGAAGACGGCATTTTCGTGGACGTCACTCTCGGAGGAGGCGGGCATGCCTTTGAGATAGCCAGCAGGCTTTCGTCTCGCGGTACTTTTATCGGAATAGACAGGGACGGAGAAGCCATAGCTGAAGGGAAAAAGAAGTTGGGATCTTTGAAAGTAAAAAAGTTTTTTATCAATGGTGCGATGAGTTCGGTATCGGATCATCTTGAAGAGATAGGAATAAAAAATGTGGACGGGATACTCGCCGACCTCGGAGTCTCTAGCCATCAGCTCGATGATGCCAAAAGAGGCTTCAGCTTTTTGAAAGACGCCGAGCTTGACATGCGAATGGATAAAACAGGCGTACCGAGCGCTGCCGAGCTTCTGGAATCGCTTGAAGAGGAAGAACTTTCGTCGATTCTCAAAGAGCTGGGTGAAGAGAGATTTGCAAGAAGGATAGCTTCCAACATCAAAAAGTTTGGAAAGGTTTCAAGGACCGGAGAACTTGCCGATATCGTCGTTAGATCATATCCGCCTGCTATGAGAAGGTCGAGAATACATCCTGCTACCAGGACCTTTCAGGCCCTGAGGATTGCGGTCAATGGAGAGCTTGACGAACTGAAAAAATTTATGAGCTCTGCTCCGGCTCTTTTGAGAAGCGGAGGTAGGCTTGTGATAATAAGCTATCACTCGCTTGAGGATAGGATCGTGAAACATTCATTCAGAGAGCTAGTCTCCGGGAAAAGCTTTTCGCTTCCGGTAAGGCGCGTGGTCGTGCCTTCCAAAGATGAAGTGGAGCAGAACCCAAGGTCTCGCAGTGCAAAGTTAAGGGTCATCGAGAAGGGCTGA
- a CDS encoding CPBP family intramembrane metalloprotease — MKKIIDTLLAPGSAFPPPQGVFLSGVFVSAVQIAPYFVIKAGFLLLGVSLNEIIAMAGVPLAMAVFFRYDLRRLFPFRVPSWSQFLVMAAGTFCMDIFIDYMVWFSDLYLHTPVHVLDSLSGVMDFSSPWELAAKILIFCLLTGICEEIYFRGFFQGSLSSKLGSRIGVITASLIFAAMHGNPWYFPLYFILGLFFGIVYKKSGTLVAPIFCHALNNAWSILTHNLGIKFPLSESFNYSELTILIPALLFAIYSVSQVKQVFDKRGYKV, encoded by the coding sequence ATGAAAAAAATAATCGACACGCTCTTAGCGCCGGGCAGTGCATTTCCTCCTCCTCAGGGGGTGTTTCTATCGGGGGTTTTCGTCTCCGCAGTTCAGATAGCCCCCTATTTCGTTATCAAAGCGGGGTTTTTGCTCCTGGGGGTTTCACTGAACGAGATCATCGCAATGGCGGGAGTTCCTCTGGCGATGGCGGTTTTTTTTAGATACGACCTTCGCAGATTATTTCCTTTTAGGGTTCCCTCGTGGTCGCAGTTTCTGGTCATGGCTGCAGGTACCTTCTGCATGGACATATTCATCGACTACATGGTCTGGTTCTCCGATCTGTATCTTCATACGCCTGTCCACGTGCTTGATTCGCTTTCAGGGGTCATGGATTTTTCAAGTCCGTGGGAGCTTGCCGCAAAAATTCTGATATTTTGTCTTTTGACCGGAATCTGTGAGGAAATCTATTTCAGGGGATTTTTCCAGGGTTCTCTCTCTTCGAAGCTCGGAAGCCGGATTGGGGTGATAACGGCCTCTCTGATATTCGCTGCGATGCACGGTAACCCGTGGTATTTTCCACTCTATTTCATCCTGGGCCTGTTTTTTGGCATCGTATATAAAAAGAGCGGAACCCTCGTTGCTCCGATATTTTGCCATGCGCTCAATAATGCCTGGTCTATTCTCACCCACAACCTGGGGATCAAATTTCCTCTCTCGGAGAGCTTCAATTATAGCGAACTGACCATCCTCATCCCGGCCCTTCTTTTTGCCATATACTCCGTATCGCAGGTAAAACAGGTTTTTGATAAGAGGGGCTATAAGGTTTAA
- a CDS encoding LD-carboxypeptidase: protein MDNPKALKVGDTIGVAASASPFDRKKFIRGIQSLENMGFKVFYRSDIFDQSRYLAGTDSRRAQELGELFSNQEISAIMFARGGYGSQRIIPLLDAGFLSKHRKPVIGFSDVTALLTYLRQSAGVPTFYGPVITLLGSTRSEITGKSLLNAITAQGALGKISSEPAKTIKVGKASGKITGGCLTMINSSIGTPYELKFEDSILFIEDIGEKVYVLDRMLTQLKNCGALAKVKGIIFGSLIPPEQEPYDVKSMIEDVLRNFHGPVIMDFPAGHIDEFITLPLGADVTLDAQEESPPIITYNSGILS from the coding sequence ATGGACAATCCAAAGGCTTTGAAGGTCGGGGACACCATAGGCGTAGCAGCGTCGGCGAGCCCCTTTGACAGAAAAAAATTCATCCGGGGAATCCAGTCCCTGGAGAACATGGGGTTCAAGGTATTCTATAGAAGCGATATATTCGATCAGAGCCGATATTTGGCTGGAACGGACTCGCGAAGGGCGCAGGAGCTGGGCGAACTGTTTTCCAATCAGGAAATATCGGCCATCATGTTCGCACGCGGTGGATACGGAAGTCAGAGGATAATACCACTTCTCGACGCTGGATTCCTTTCTAAACACAGGAAGCCCGTGATAGGTTTTTCGGATGTTACCGCGCTGCTCACCTATCTTCGTCAGTCAGCAGGGGTGCCGACATTCTACGGCCCCGTGATTACCTTGCTTGGCAGCACCAGGAGCGAAATAACTGGAAAATCGCTGCTGAATGCTATCACAGCGCAAGGAGCGCTTGGAAAGATATCCTCGGAACCCGCAAAAACCATAAAGGTCGGCAAGGCATCCGGAAAAATAACGGGCGGCTGCCTCACTATGATAAACTCCAGCATCGGAACTCCATATGAGCTTAAATTCGAAGACTCGATACTTTTCATAGAAGATATCGGTGAAAAGGTGTATGTCCTAGACAGAATGCTCACACAGCTCAAAAACTGCGGGGCTCTAGCGAAGGTCAAGGGGATCATATTTGGATCCCTCATTCCTCCGGAACAGGAGCCGTATGACGTGAAATCTATGATCGAGGACGTCCTCCGCAATTTTCACGGTCCGGTGATCATGGATTTTCCTGCCGGGCATATCGATGAATTCATAACCCTCCCACTCGGGGCCGATGTGACGCTGGATGCGCAGGAGGAATCGCCGCCAATCATAACCTATAATTCCGGCATACTATCATGA
- a CDS encoding STAS domain-containing protein yields MFEVKKYYDISVVGVHGELSQDNVQVFEKLLMSLSQCNENNVVLNFEGLRHLDYKLVRRIADKIIAFKCDGGDLKMAAANGYINSIMRAMGLDEEMYGSVHDALLSFVEDVPREDPQ; encoded by the coding sequence ATGTTTGAAGTAAAAAAATATTACGACATTTCTGTAGTGGGTGTTCACGGCGAATTGTCTCAGGACAATGTGCAGGTTTTTGAAAAACTGCTGATGTCGCTGTCTCAGTGCAATGAAAACAACGTCGTTCTAAATTTCGAAGGCCTCAGGCACCTTGACTATAAACTTGTGAGAAGAATCGCCGACAAGATTATAGCATTCAAGTGCGATGGCGGTGATCTAAAAATGGCCGCTGCCAACGGTTACATAAACAGCATCATGAGAGCGATGGGACTTGACGAGGAGATGTATGGTTCGGTTCACGATGCGCTCCTGAGCTTTGTCGAGGATGTGCCACGTGAGGATCCGCAATGA
- the mraZ gene encoding division/cell wall cluster transcriptional repressor MraZ: MFRGRYEHQIDSKGRLSVPARFREILATNYDERLIITNFDQCLWAYPMAEWQTLENKVAALPQFLEEVKALQRVFISAAFESPIDKQGRILIPQTLRDYAAISGEVVIVGATKRIEIWDRDRWAKIFADAQDKLGNLGERLADLGL; this comes from the coding sequence ATGTTCAGAGGACGTTACGAACACCAAATCGATTCAAAGGGGAGGCTTTCGGTTCCGGCTAGGTTTCGCGAGATCCTCGCGACCAACTACGACGAGCGCCTGATCATAACGAATTTCGATCAGTGCTTGTGGGCCTATCCGATGGCGGAGTGGCAGACCCTTGAAAACAAGGTGGCGGCCCTTCCCCAGTTTCTTGAGGAAGTCAAGGCGCTGCAGCGCGTATTCATATCAGCTGCCTTCGAGAGTCCGATAGACAAACAGGGAAGGATTCTCATCCCGCAGACGCTCAGGGATTACGCGGCGATAAGCGGTGAGGTCGTAATAGTCGGCGCGACGAAGAGAATTGAGATATGGGATCGTGACAGGTGGGCCAAGATATTCGCCGATGCCCAAGACAAGCTCGGCAATCTGGGCGAGAGGCTCGCGGATCTTGGGCTGTGA
- the bamA gene encoding outer membrane protein assembly factor BamA: MNRTLSTIAAIAAVLIFATASPSAIAGQSTVSEINVAGLKNISPDTVRSIMPLKVGDEFSWSELESSIGYLRKWGVFDVIEANPRITEEGVSIDMRLEEALIVFSIDIAGNYPYLENKIRKYLSLHAGDIYTPERVDEQKTRIEDFYKRNGFFSTSVYYDVKSEPESNGVAITYYIKRGEILRYRNINISGNKAYPSGRFISKINTLRPYSARRLKDAIRSLREFYKNNGYPKARIRIAEQRMDFDAKRVDLNVEVYEGPRVEVIFTGSKHLNKKTLRKALTIFSEGNIDQYEIEVSADGITRLLNKKGYPKAEVKGSRQTLKDGTILITFDIDEGKSQKIRFIKFEGRKDADTSKIMSEMRNNPASFKKSGAYYPSERDRDDKSIQKAMQSEGYLDAKVGEWDVRPTPQGYALDIEIPIEAGERTFVGKVIFKNSDGLNHKKLLKASGYKIGEPFDLPSLENSKERLLTFLADNGYPYAKVEAHYELKRNKRELLQSKIIYDIEKGNKVRIGEILIVGDVLSSQKAIKSAMNIKEGDLFSYRKIIESQLNIRRLGPFASVSVAAIGLEDKRETVSLQVKVEEQRPFLIDLGLNYSTDESWTGSMRFTNLNAFGWAKTNSLELIAGTKLTRAELVWHDPRFLGSSFEMTSNAWAQHKVRPAYSFVQVAGGFGWFRRYRRFGMLFRWELDRNYFLSGNATVADADSLRNNTVSKIAISGNIDTRDNFSDPRKGFYTALNWDTFNEIKGAEANFFRISWQGENDISLFDWLTFNTAGRFAKLLTIGSNISIPINEMLFLGGGDTIRGFDEDSLGPADAAGKPVGGRLRWIFNEEMRIRVMKNFQLAGFFDIGSLTDSFGAINWNTVRRSVGLGIRYVTPVGPIRVDYGFKLDRKTGESRGRVHITFGYVF, from the coding sequence ATGAATAGAACACTGAGTACAATTGCGGCTATAGCCGCTGTTTTGATATTCGCAACGGCATCGCCATCGGCGATAGCCGGACAGAGTACCGTCTCGGAAATAAATGTCGCGGGGCTTAAAAATATCTCGCCAGATACCGTAAGATCCATCATGCCCCTGAAGGTCGGCGATGAATTTTCCTGGTCTGAGCTTGAAAGTTCTATAGGATACCTTAGGAAGTGGGGAGTCTTTGACGTCATAGAGGCAAATCCCAGGATTACGGAAGAGGGAGTCTCTATAGACATGCGGTTGGAAGAGGCACTCATAGTATTTTCGATAGACATCGCGGGAAATTATCCTTATTTGGAAAACAAAATAAGGAAATACCTCTCCCTCCACGCCGGAGATATCTACACTCCGGAAAGAGTAGATGAGCAAAAGACAAGGATCGAAGATTTCTACAAGCGCAACGGATTCTTTTCAACCAGCGTCTATTACGATGTGAAATCAGAGCCAGAATCAAATGGCGTCGCCATAACCTATTATATCAAAAGGGGTGAAATCCTCCGGTATAGGAATATCAACATATCCGGCAACAAGGCATATCCATCCGGAAGATTCATATCCAAGATAAATACGCTGAGGCCATATTCAGCGAGAAGGTTGAAGGACGCAATCCGCAGCCTGAGAGAATTTTACAAAAACAACGGATATCCCAAAGCTCGCATAAGAATAGCTGAACAGAGAATGGATTTCGATGCAAAGCGCGTTGACTTGAATGTGGAAGTATATGAAGGCCCGCGAGTGGAGGTTATTTTCACCGGAAGCAAACATCTGAACAAAAAAACTCTCAGAAAAGCCCTGACGATATTTTCGGAAGGAAACATAGACCAATACGAGATAGAAGTAAGCGCCGATGGGATCACCAGGCTCCTGAATAAAAAGGGATACCCGAAAGCTGAAGTAAAAGGGTCGCGCCAAACACTCAAAGACGGAACGATCTTGATAACATTCGATATCGACGAGGGGAAATCACAAAAGATACGTTTCATTAAATTCGAAGGGCGCAAGGACGCTGATACCTCCAAAATAATGAGCGAAATGCGGAATAATCCGGCATCTTTTAAAAAGAGTGGAGCCTACTACCCCTCCGAGAGAGATCGCGACGACAAATCCATACAGAAGGCGATGCAATCCGAAGGATATCTGGATGCAAAGGTGGGCGAATGGGATGTAAGACCCACTCCGCAAGGTTACGCGCTAGATATCGAGATACCCATAGAGGCAGGAGAAAGGACGTTCGTAGGCAAGGTCATATTCAAGAACTCAGATGGGCTTAACCACAAAAAACTCCTGAAGGCATCAGGGTATAAAATAGGAGAACCTTTTGACCTTCCATCACTTGAAAACAGCAAAGAGAGGCTCCTCACATTTTTGGCCGATAACGGGTATCCATACGCAAAAGTAGAAGCGCACTACGAACTGAAGCGGAATAAGAGGGAACTCCTCCAGTCAAAAATAATTTACGACATAGAAAAGGGAAACAAAGTTCGAATAGGCGAAATCTTGATAGTGGGCGACGTCCTGTCGAGCCAAAAGGCGATAAAGAGCGCCATGAACATCAAGGAAGGAGACCTGTTCAGTTACAGGAAAATAATCGAAAGCCAGTTAAACATCAGAAGGCTGGGTCCTTTCGCATCGGTAAGCGTGGCGGCGATCGGTCTGGAAGATAAGCGCGAAACTGTTTCGCTACAGGTAAAGGTGGAAGAACAGAGGCCGTTTTTGATCGATCTCGGACTGAACTATTCCACCGATGAAAGCTGGACGGGATCAATGCGATTCACAAATTTAAACGCCTTCGGCTGGGCCAAGACGAACTCATTGGAGCTAATCGCTGGCACAAAACTGACGCGCGCCGAACTGGTATGGCACGATCCGAGATTTTTAGGTTCCAGCTTTGAAATGACATCGAACGCATGGGCGCAGCATAAGGTGCGCCCGGCCTATTCTTTCGTCCAGGTGGCCGGAGGATTCGGATGGTTCAGAAGATACCGCCGCTTTGGAATGCTCTTCAGATGGGAACTCGATAGAAATTATTTTCTCTCAGGAAACGCCACAGTAGCCGACGCTGACAGTCTTCGAAACAACACCGTATCGAAAATAGCTATATCAGGAAACATCGATACGCGCGATAACTTCTCAGATCCGAGAAAGGGATTCTACACAGCTCTTAACTGGGACACCTTCAACGAAATCAAGGGGGCGGAGGCCAATTTCTTCAGAATTTCATGGCAGGGCGAAAATGACATCAGCCTGTTCGACTGGCTCACGTTCAATACGGCCGGAAGATTTGCGAAGCTCCTCACGATAGGAAGCAACATCAGCATACCGATAAACGAGATGCTATTCCTAGGAGGCGGCGATACGATACGCGGATTCGATGAGGATTCTTTAGGACCTGCGGACGCAGCAGGTAAGCCGGTCGGAGGAAGACTGCGTTGGATCTTCAACGAGGAGATGCGCATACGCGTGATGAAAAATTTTCAGCTGGCGGGCTTCTTCGATATCGGCAGCCTCACCGATTCATTTGGTGCAATCAATTGGAATACGGTCAGGAGATCGGTAGGCCTCGGTATAAGATATGTAACGCCGGTAGGACCCATACGCGTCGACTACGGCTTCAAATTGGATCGCAAGACCGGCGAATCACGCGGAAGGGTGCATATCACGTTCGGTTATGTGTTTTGA
- a CDS encoding ArsR family transcriptional regulator yields MVKSSKKKIISDQPVTLDDAMDTFIQGAGKISSALLGMINKVGGQIYALLFLSDDPLSLDEISDRLSVSKSNISINIRMLEDYNLVRKVWVKGSRRDYYAAERSYPKKVLRDFLERIYGTLSDAITTIERTRARVSEAKITLSGAEKEKAQFMLSQLKMIGLFYYAANDFFEDFFAGKPIDIEIIRRIILNPEELGKK; encoded by the coding sequence GTGGTAAAATCTTCGAAAAAAAAGATTATTTCAGATCAACCGGTCACTCTAGATGATGCGATGGATACCTTTATCCAGGGAGCCGGAAAAATTTCATCGGCGCTTTTGGGGATGATAAACAAAGTCGGCGGCCAGATATATGCACTGCTTTTTCTTTCCGACGATCCGCTCTCCTTGGACGAAATTTCCGATAGGCTTTCAGTCTCAAAGAGCAATATATCCATAAATATAAGGATGCTCGAGGATTATAATCTTGTTCGCAAGGTCTGGGTTAAGGGGTCGCGAAGGGATTACTACGCAGCCGAGAGGAGCTACCCGAAGAAGGTGCTGCGTGATTTTCTTGAGAGGATTTATGGAACCTTGTCCGACGCGATAACGACGATAGAGAGAACGCGGGCCAGAGTGAGCGAAGCCAAGATAACTTTAAGTGGGGCCGAGAAGGAAAAGGCTCAGTTCATGCTTTCGCAGTTGAAGATGATTGGACTCTTCTATTATGCAGCCAATGATTTTTTTGAAGATTTCTTCGCAGGCAAACCCATCGATATCGAAATAATACGCCGAATTATTTTAAATCCAGAGGAGCTGGGGAAGAAGTAA